One region of Miscanthus floridulus cultivar M001 chromosome 19, ASM1932011v1, whole genome shotgun sequence genomic DNA includes:
- the LOC136525715 gene encoding uncharacterized protein gives MKKSRESSSRRDGDGKCYDKASSEKKKKVDPNAYRRCGKTGHWTKECPNRRQGKKAKSHLVQADDDDEATLLMAMFYALHDVEAKEKGEGTAMEGPRKALKAVNLDEPIGQLDERDSEVLIKDGVLRIRDQEQRLLAKVEQPMCLAARHTEELWLCHARFGHLSFDALGQLEKMVRGLPHIKHEGELCDSYWARKQRRLSFPKASNHYMWLQLLTSKDEAAAVIKKFKGVVRHHTALYSPQQNGVVEWWNQTVVDMAQSMMEAKGIPNKDSIDADRVRLTSKRHHKVRGCFHDDEEVRAHKLDDIVGGIGSSGLVGRLFNDPELLLISVEEPPTFALAERDANWRRAMLEEMKAIEENETWKLVDPPLGCRSIGLKWVYKVKWDERGAIVKHKAPLIARDFVQCEGIDFEEVFAPVVRIESIRLLLALAAAKDWHIHHLDIKSAFLNEDIDSFKHEMTAHFRMNDLDVLSYYLGIEVRQGKEALTLGQSAYASKLLERSGMSECKACVTPMEERLKLTKASTAAKVDATLYRSIVGGLRYLVHMGRTLRSPWATSAASWRIPERITGLR, from the exons ATGAAGAAGTCCAGGGAATCCTCCTCCAGACGCGATGGCGATGGCAAGTGCTAcgacaaggcttcttcggagaagaagaagaaggtcgaccccaacgcctatcggcgctgtgggaagacgggccattggacAAAGGAGTGTCCAAACCGTAGGCAGGGGAAGAAGGCTAAGTCTCATTTGGTGCaggctgatgatgatgacgaggccactctcctgatggcgatgttctatgcactgcacgacgttgaggccaaggagaagggagaggggacAGCGATGGAAGGGCCTAGGAAGGCTctaaaggctgtcaacctcgatgaacc cattggccagcttgATGAGCGCGACAGCGAGGTgctgatcaaggacggcgtcctcaggattagggaccaggagcagcgccttcttgccaag gtagagcagccgatgTGCTTGGCAGCACGGCACACCGAGGAGCTGTGGTTGTGTCATGCCCGGTTCGGCCATCTAAGCTTCGACGCGCTCGGTCAGCTGGAGAAGATGGTtcgagggctgccccacatcaagcatgaaggcgagctgtgtgatagctactgggccaggaagcagaggaggctatcgTTCCCAAAGGCGTCCAA tcactatatgtggctgcaactcttaacgagcaaggacgaggcagcggcggtgatcaagaagttcaag ggtgtggtgcgacaccacaccgcgctatactcgccacagcagaatggcgtggtggagtggtggaaccagacggtggttgaCATGGCTCAATCCATGATGGAGGCCAAGGGCATaccg AACAaggactccatcgacgccgatcgagttcgcctcacctccaagcgacatcacaaAGTTCGTGGATGCTTCCACGACGATGAGGAGGTGCGGGCCCACAAGCTGGACGACATCGTTGGCGGCATAGGGTCCTCAGGCCTGGTGGGTCGGCTgttcaatgacccagagctgcttctcatcagtgtagaggaaccacccacgttcgcgctggccgagcgcgatgcaaattggcgacgggcaatgctggaggagatgaaggcgatcgaggaaaacgagacttggaagCTCgttgatccacctctaggatgccgttcgatcggcctgaagtgggtgtacaaggtcaagtgggatgagcgcggcgccattgtcaagcacaaggcacccCTCATCGCCCGAGACTTTGTTCAGTGCGAGGGCATtgactttgaggaagtctttgcaccAGTAGTGCGCATAGAGTCTATCcgactgctgctggctttggcagcagcgaaggactggcACATCCATCATCTAGacataaaatcggccttcctcaacg aggacatcgatagcttcaagcatgagatgacggctcattttcgaatgaACGATCTCGAcgtgctctcctactacctcggcatcgaggtgagacagggaaaGGAGGCGCTCACACTtggtcagagcgcgtacgcctcgaagctgttggagcgaaGCGGCATGTCTGAGTGCAAGgcgtgcgtgactccgatggaggagcgactAAAGCTAACGAAGGCTAGTAccgcggcgaaggtagatgcaacactttaccggagcatcgtcggcggtctgcgctacctagtccatatgggccggacattgcgttcgccgtgggctacatcagccgcttcatggaggatccccgagaggatcactgggctgcggtga